The Candidatus Nitrosocaldus cavascurensis genome segment AGCAATATTCTTTCTCTATTTCGATATATCTGCAAATAAGGTCACTTTACTCTTCTTATTCACTGGTGTAATAGGTTCCTTGCTATTAGCATTAGGAGACTACATAATGTTCATATTAGGAGCATTACTTATAGAATTGGCAATAATACTAGATTGTGTTGATGGTAATATAGCAAGAGTAAGAGGTTCTACAACGTTAGGAAGCGTACTTGATGTCTGGAGTGGAGAGATAATATTAGTATTATCACTATTTATGCTTGGAGTAGGATTATCTGGTTTAGCAAATGAAAACATGATTACCCTATATATATTAAATAATATAATTTCTACTACAAACGGTAATATATTTTTATATATTGGTTCCCTTACTGCTATAGTAAGTTTGGCATCATGGGCTGCAAGGAATAGTTGGCGTGTGATAAGCAAGAATTTTGATGATATGAAACCAACCATTAACGGGAATATTATGAAGAAATTAATAGAGAATATATTCCATTACTCTGGTGCATATTCTTTAACTATGCTTATTGCTGCTATATTTAATATATTAGACCTCTTCTTATTATTAGTTGGATCAGCTTATTGTGTGAATCTCTTTGTAATTATGTATACTATTATAAAGAAAGCATACTCATTAGACAAAAAATACATCAATAACTGCTTTGTTGTATAACTGCCTAGCGAGATAGTTTTAATATACTCATATGAGATTAGGTTATGGATTGGTAAGTATAATGAATCATTGGTTAAGCGTGGGGAGATCCTCTTATCTTTTAATGCATTATGCAATTGGCGTTCTGAGCTAAAGAGGATGAATAGAGGTAAGGAGGGTAGAAGGTTCATCTACCCTAACTCATTCATCATCATGGTAGCATACATCAAGGTATACCTTAACTTACCATATAGGCAGTGTGAAGGTATACTAAGTATTGGAGGATAAGCTACCATTCTCAATACCAGATTATACTACCATATATAGGAGGGTAATGGCTCTTAACATACAGATAGATGATGGTAAGAGTATAGGCATAGGCAATAATAATAATGAAGATGGAGGAGATATCATCATTGCTGTAGATGATACTGGCATAAAGGTAGCAAATAGAGGTGAATGGTTAAGGCATAGGTGGAAGGTAAGACGTGGTTATATTAAGATACATGTGGCAGTAGATATTAAAAGCAAGAGGATACTTGCTTTGGATGTTACTACAGAAGAGGTACATACTACTAGAAGGTTAAGAAAACTAGTAAGCAGTGTATTGAAGCATAATAAGGTGAAGAGGGTGCTAGCAGATGGAGCATACGATAGCAAGGATAATTTTAAGTTCCTTGCTGATAATGCAAGAACTGCTATAAGAGTAAGGAGGAACTCAGTCATAGATGGATATTATGATCATCCTAGGCAATACACTGTATTAGAGCAGCATGACTATGAGAGATGGAAGAGTAATGTGCAATATGGCTATAGATGGATAGCAGTAGAGTCAGTATTCTCTTCCCTTAAAAGGATGTTTAGTGAGCATGTTATGGCTAAGAAGTATATGAATATGGTTAAAGAGTTAACACTGAAGGTATCATTGTACAACCTATTCCTTAACATAACATCAAAATAAGTAGTAGAATGCAATTAAGATAAGGTAGATATCCATGTATAATTAACCAATAAAGTAGTTATGCAACAAAGCACTAAATTCTTATCTTGACACTATTAATGGGTAAAATATATAAGCAAAAATGATTGAATTTCACTCATACCATTAAAGTTCTAGGTTTTCCTGTCGAATTCATGTAATATTAGAGCTAGGAGGCGTTCTATATTTCACGCATCTCATGTCATCTCCACATGCCTTGCGCACGTGTGTTCATTTATCAGGCGTTACGGCATGGTCAAATAATAAACGTTACTCTCCGTAATGATGGCATCCTTACATATGCCTTGATATCCTTTGATATGACATCAATATACGCATACTATTTGAGCATTATAATGGTAGATGATACAACTAGACCGTTGTATTCCAGACAATATATGATATATGATATATCATATATATTATATATCATATATTGTTGTTGGTTAAAGGGGTTATGCCCCTCTATCTGATGTCGTTCAACACCTGTAGAAATTTCTGCTACATATATAATATATCTGGCTATATGGATCTAGATACCAGATAGTGGATGTTGTTAAGATAAGGTTTGACCACCTTATCAAGATGGTTGATCTCTGATTTTAACATTTGGTGAGTCCAGCCTTTGTTTATGTCAGCTTTAGGTGTGACTGTGAATAGGGTTAGGGAGAGTAGGGGTCTTTCAGAGTAATAAGGTTGCTCTGGAGA includes the following:
- a CDS encoding CDP-alcohol phosphatidyltransferase family protein, which codes for MKVSIDELKKRYLETKAHEKGWIWTYYVRRPISYYLAIFFLYFDISANKVTLLFLFTGVIGSLLLALGDYIMFILGALLIELAIILDCVDGNIARVRGSTTLGSVLDVWSGEIILVLSLFMLGVGLSGLANENMITLYILNNIISTTNGNIFLYIGSLTAIVSLASWAARNSWRVISKNFDDMKPTINGNIMKKLIENIFHYSGAYSLTMLIAAIFNILDLFLLLVGSAYCVNLFVIMYTIIKKAYSLDKKYINNCFVV
- a CDS encoding transposase, encoding MVKRGEILLSFNALCNWRSELKRMNRGKEGRRFIYPNSFIIMVAYIKVYLNLPYRQCEGILSIGG
- a CDS encoding IS5 family transposase codes for the protein MEDKLPFSIPDYTTIYRRVMALNIQIDDGKSIGIGNNNNEDGGDIIIAVDDTGIKVANRGEWLRHRWKVRRGYIKIHVAVDIKSKRILALDVTTEEVHTTRRLRKLVSSVLKHNKVKRVLADGAYDSKDNFKFLADNARTAIRVRRNSVIDGYYDHPRQYTVLEQHDYERWKSNVQYGYRWIAVESVFSSLKRMFSEHVMAKKYMNMVKELTLKVSLYNLFLNITSK